The Exiguobacterium aurantiacum DSM 6208 genome includes a window with the following:
- the tsaE gene encoding tRNA (adenosine(37)-N6)-threonylcarbamoyltransferase complex ATPase subunit type 1 TsaE, which translates to MYTLITHSAAETQAVAEKLATLVKAGTVITLNGDLGAGKTTFTQGFGKGLGVKRNVNSPTFTIMKQYQGRLPLYHMDVYRLEDTGDDIGLEEYIDGDGVAIVEWSDLIESSLPVERLAITIERIGDEERQLTFAPIGEAYETLVKEVLA; encoded by the coding sequence ATGTATACATTGATTACCCATTCCGCGGCAGAGACGCAGGCGGTGGCGGAAAAGCTCGCCACGCTTGTCAAAGCTGGGACGGTCATAACATTGAACGGAGACCTCGGCGCCGGTAAAACGACGTTCACGCAAGGGTTCGGCAAAGGACTCGGCGTGAAACGCAACGTCAACAGCCCGACGTTCACGATCATGAAACAATATCAAGGACGCTTGCCGCTTTATCATATGGACGTGTATCGTCTCGAGGACACAGGGGACGATATCGGGCTTGAGGAATACATCGACGGCGATGGCGTCGCCATCGTCGAATGGTCGGATTTGATCGAATCTTCGCTTCCGGTAGAACGGCTCGCCATCACGATCGAGCGAATCGGGGACGAGGAGCGTCAACTGACGTTCGCCCCAATCGGAGAGGCGTATGAGACGCTCGTCAAGGAGGTGCTCGCATGA
- the tsaD gene encoding tRNA (adenosine(37)-N6)-threonylcarbamoyltransferase complex transferase subunit TsaD translates to MNTSLILAIESSCDETSVALVRDGKTLLSNVVSSQIESHKRFGGVVPEVASRHHVERITYVIDDALSEAGVTMQDVDAVAVTQGPGLVGALLVGISAAKALAFAHSKPLIGVHHIAGHIYANELVEEMDFPLVCLVVSGGHTELVYMPEHGVFEVIGETRDDAAGEAYDKVARTLSLPYPGGPAIDRLAAAGEDTYKFPRVRLEPGSFDFSFSGLKSSVINAVHNAEQRGETVIPENLAASFQASVVEVLVEKAIRAVKEKGANQLLVAGGVAANRGLRAALQAATDQEGIRLVIPPLELCGDNAGMIGVAAHHAYVRGKRDTLAMNAVPGLSLEESMTV, encoded by the coding sequence ATGAACACATCACTCATCCTTGCGATCGAGTCGAGTTGTGACGAGACGTCCGTCGCCCTCGTGCGTGACGGCAAGACGCTCCTGTCAAACGTCGTCTCGTCGCAGATTGAAAGCCATAAACGGTTCGGCGGGGTCGTGCCCGAGGTCGCCTCGCGCCATCACGTCGAACGGATCACATATGTCATCGATGACGCGCTCAGTGAAGCGGGCGTGACGATGCAAGACGTTGACGCCGTAGCGGTCACGCAAGGACCGGGACTCGTCGGTGCGCTCCTCGTCGGCATCAGCGCCGCAAAAGCGCTCGCCTTTGCCCACAGTAAGCCGCTCATCGGCGTTCATCATATCGCGGGTCACATTTACGCGAATGAACTCGTCGAAGAGATGGACTTCCCGCTCGTCTGTCTCGTCGTATCGGGCGGTCACACGGAGCTCGTCTATATGCCGGAGCACGGCGTGTTCGAAGTCATCGGTGAGACGCGCGACGACGCGGCCGGTGAGGCGTACGACAAAGTCGCCCGGACGCTCAGTTTGCCTTATCCGGGTGGTCCGGCCATCGACCGGTTGGCAGCCGCCGGGGAAGACACGTACAAGTTTCCGCGCGTCCGGCTCGAACCGGGCAGTTTCGATTTCAGTTTCAGCGGTCTCAAGTCGTCGGTCATCAACGCCGTCCATAACGCTGAGCAACGGGGCGAGACGGTGATCCCCGAAAACTTGGCAGCGAGCTTCCAAGCGAGCGTCGTCGAGGTGCTCGTCGAGAAAGCGATTCGTGCCGTGAAAGAGAAAGGCGCGAACCAGCTCCTCGTCGCCGGTGGGGTCGCGGCGAACCGTGGGCTTCGGGCCGCGCTACAAGCAGCGACCGATCAAGAAGGCATCCGCCTCGTCATCCCACCGCTCGAGCTTTGCGGGGACAACGCCGGCATGATCGGTGTGGCGGCGCATCACGCGTATGTGCGCGGAAAGCGCGATACACTAGCGATGAATGCGGTTCCTGGGTTATCCTTAGAAGAGAGCATGACAGTCTAG
- a CDS encoding sporulation protein, translating to MSKWGNRFKKWFFSELDASVYFHTVPFVPRQTVHGTLRVMNPTSKVIRLHELTLNFLTTFKDITLEGNEFNREADLQEVPIALSAILEPGAEEHIPFTFDLTMYAPSTAGAPYSVEATVWDKDGKRIWFDVIENVEVEPLPELKRLLEATEHAGLELMFVRNVIDPLGEERPYPFVEKYGFKPVSDWADEFEVVKSFWRIDEDGVDVYYWLDNIEKQRTLDSIANDVVLRHRSLTWDQLEREQDRLGLGIQETLRSHRSS from the coding sequence ATGTCGAAATGGGGAAACCGGTTTAAAAAATGGTTCTTTTCTGAGCTAGATGCGTCCGTCTATTTCCATACTGTTCCGTTCGTCCCAAGACAGACCGTTCACGGAACACTTCGCGTAATGAATCCGACCTCAAAAGTGATCCGGCTACATGAATTGACGCTCAACTTCCTCACGACGTTCAAAGATATCACGCTCGAGGGGAACGAGTTCAACCGTGAGGCTGACCTTCAAGAAGTACCGATCGCTTTGTCAGCCATACTTGAACCAGGGGCGGAAGAACATATCCCGTTCACGTTCGACTTGACGATGTATGCCCCTTCGACTGCCGGTGCCCCTTACAGTGTCGAAGCGACCGTGTGGGACAAGGACGGCAAACGGATTTGGTTCGACGTGATCGAGAACGTCGAAGTCGAGCCGTTACCTGAGCTTAAACGGTTACTCGAAGCGACCGAGCATGCCGGTCTCGAGCTCATGTTCGTCCGCAACGTCATCGATCCGCTCGGCGAAGAGCGGCCGTATCCGTTCGTCGAAAAGTACGGTTTCAAACCTGTCAGCGACTGGGCCGATGAGTTCGAGGTCGTGAAATCGTTTTGGCGTATCGACGAGGACGGGGTCGACGTCTATTACTGGCTCGATAATATCGAGAAACAACGGACGCTCGATTCGATCGCCAACGATGTCGTCTTGCGTCATCGCTCACTCACGTGGGATCAACTCGAGCGCGAGCAAGACCGACTCGGGCTCGGGATTCAAGAGACGTTACGCAGCCACCGCTCTTCATGA
- the tsaB gene encoding tRNA (adenosine(37)-N6)-threonylcarbamoyltransferase complex dimerization subunit type 1 TsaB, with product MKQLMIDTSTTRLSVALSEQGTIQAETTVMVSKNHAVTLMPMIEQLMVAVKWTPTELERIVVTTGPGSYTGIRIGVTTAKTLAYTLQIPLIGVSALRLMAAAPNTDLPVVSLIDARRGNAYIGHYQQNEPLTSDAHASVEAWLDTHIEGEFVVVGDVEPFRDVLSNYSYIEAPAAHRYGRASDLVALGEETRDVHAFEPEYLRLAEAEAKWLEGQNNG from the coding sequence ATGAAGCAGTTGATGATCGATACATCGACGACACGTCTGTCTGTCGCGCTTAGCGAGCAAGGAACGATTCAAGCCGAGACGACGGTCATGGTATCGAAGAATCATGCCGTCACGCTCATGCCGATGATTGAGCAGCTCATGGTTGCCGTCAAATGGACGCCGACAGAGCTCGAGCGCATCGTCGTGACGACCGGACCTGGCTCATACACGGGCATCCGCATCGGGGTGACGACAGCAAAGACGCTCGCTTATACGCTTCAAATCCCGCTCATCGGCGTCTCGGCACTCCGTCTCATGGCGGCAGCCCCGAACACCGATCTTCCCGTCGTGTCGCTCATCGATGCCCGACGTGGGAACGCCTATATCGGACATTATCAACAAAACGAGCCGCTCACTTCGGACGCCCATGCGTCAGTGGAGGCATGGCTGGACACACATATTGAGGGGGAATTTGTCGTCGTCGGTGACGTTGAACCGTTCCGAGACGTCTTATCGAACTATTCATATATAGAAGCTCCAGCTGCCCATCGGTATGGACGCGCGAGCGATCTCGTCGCATTAGGTGAAGAGACGCGTGACGTGCATGCGTTTGAGCCGGAGTACCTTCGTCTTGCTGAGGCGGAGGCGAAGTGGCTCGAGGGACAAAACAATGGCTGA
- the rimI gene encoding ribosomal protein S18-alanine N-acetyltransferase, whose product MADIKIRRMTWLDVEEVTAVEEASFAIPWTKDAFMNEMLRNEQAIYFVAVHERRVIGFVGVWQIVDEGHITNIAVLPEYRGQGIGNRLLTELVAFARSKSLDALTLEVRVSNIGAQKLYEQFGFECAGRRKRYYQDNNEDAFIYWAKLGSETE is encoded by the coding sequence ATGGCTGACATCAAAATTCGTCGGATGACATGGCTTGATGTCGAAGAAGTGACTGCCGTCGAGGAGGCCTCGTTCGCCATTCCGTGGACGAAAGATGCGTTCATGAACGAGATGCTCCGAAACGAACAAGCGATTTATTTCGTTGCCGTGCACGAGCGTCGCGTCATCGGTTTCGTCGGTGTGTGGCAAATCGTCGATGAAGGACACATCACGAATATCGCCGTCTTACCTGAATATCGGGGGCAGGGTATCGGGAATCGGTTGCTCACCGAGCTCGTCGCCTTTGCCCGTAGCAAGTCACTGGACGCCCTCACACTCGAAGTACGTGTCTCGAACATCGGGGCCCAGAAACTGTATGAGCAGTTCGGCTTTGAGTGTGCCGGGCGACGGAAACGTTACTATCAAGACAATAACGAAGACGCCTTTATTTATTGGGCGAAGTTAGGAAGTGAAACCGAATGA
- a CDS encoding uridine kinase family protein, whose translation MNEWIEQIVSSIRQREKCIILITGHGGAGKTTLAHALMERLEEVNYLNTDPYIADSTLRKSAILDYSVDGVAHRYKMTACHPAAHHLLSLERDVRMIREGIGFYTIDVPYLERTWIAPEKPVTIIEGMSVAFLEPDARDVSIYLYSDSETEFLRRSVRDIQERGMALDYLKASHEERRLQYEQFMHPHREKFQMIVNTSGDEWEIENHRS comes from the coding sequence ATGAACGAATGGATTGAACAGATCGTCTCGAGCATACGGCAGAGGGAGAAGTGCATCATTTTGATTACTGGACATGGCGGCGCGGGAAAGACGACGCTTGCACACGCATTGATGGAACGCCTCGAAGAAGTGAATTATTTGAATACTGATCCATATATCGCCGACTCGACGTTACGGAAAAGCGCAATCCTCGATTACTCGGTCGATGGGGTAGCGCATCGTTATAAGATGACGGCTTGTCACCCAGCGGCGCACCATTTGCTGTCGCTCGAACGCGATGTCCGCATGATTCGTGAAGGAATCGGCTTTTATACGATTGATGTGCCTTATCTCGAGCGAACGTGGATCGCCCCAGAGAAACCAGTCACCATCATCGAAGGGATGAGCGTGGCTTTCCTCGAACCGGATGCAAGGGACGTTTCCATTTACTTATATAGCGACAGCGAGACCGAGTTTTTACGACGGTCGGTACGAGACATTCAAGAGCGTGGAATGGCTCTCGACTATTTGAAAGCGTCTCATGAAGAGCGCCGACTTCAATATGAGCAGTTCATGCATCCACACCGAGAGAAGTTCCAGATGATCGTGAACACGAGTGGGGACGAATGGGAAATTGAAAACCACCGCTCATGA
- a CDS encoding HIT family protein encodes MSTCPFCHPHDDPAQSIVAENETCYFLMHEREQDVLVGSGVIVPKQHRTTTFDLTPDEWRDTYELLHEAKRLLDATHRPDGYTLGWNVGEASNQTVPHAHFHVIPRYEAGPHAGKGLRHWLKRPE; translated from the coding sequence ATGTCGACTTGTCCATTTTGTCATCCACATGATGATCCCGCGCAATCCATCGTCGCCGAGAACGAGACGTGCTACTTTTTGATGCATGAACGTGAACAAGATGTCCTCGTCGGCTCTGGTGTGATTGTACCGAAACAGCACCGGACGACGACGTTTGACTTAACGCCGGACGAATGGCGAGATACATATGAGTTATTGCACGAAGCGAAACGGTTGCTAGATGCAACACATCGCCCAGATGGATACACACTCGGCTGGAACGTTGGGGAAGCCTCTAATCAGACCGTGCCACACGCTCATTTTCATGTCATCCCTCGTTATGAGGCAGGGCCGCACGCCGGGAAAGGGTTGCGCCATTGGTTGAAGCGACCTGAATAA
- a CDS encoding flavodoxin domain-containing protein — MTILIAYVSMSGNTEDIAHLLQHTLTTAGYTVVVSDDLESLPVDSLLEYDGVLFGAYTWGDGDVPYEAEGFVDDLYDADLDALPCAAFGSGDTDYPKYCAAVDTIEDALRSASGMIAAPSLKIEFDPNTEAKLEACVSFATTFMERLEKHKKVQPLG, encoded by the coding sequence ATGACGATTTTGATTGCATACGTGAGCATGTCCGGTAACACAGAAGACATCGCCCACTTGTTACAACATACATTGACCACGGCAGGATATACGGTAGTGGTGTCGGACGATTTAGAGTCACTTCCCGTCGATTCGCTATTGGAATACGATGGCGTCCTATTCGGCGCCTACACATGGGGTGACGGTGATGTACCGTACGAGGCGGAAGGTTTTGTAGACGATTTATATGACGCGGACTTAGACGCACTACCTTGTGCGGCGTTTGGTTCTGGTGATACCGATTACCCGAAATATTGTGCTGCCGTCGACACGATTGAAGACGCACTTCGATCCGCGAGCGGGATGATCGCCGCTCCCTCTTTGAAGATTGAGTTTGACCCGAACACCGAAGCGAAACTTGAGGCGTGTGTCTCGTTCGCAACCACATTTATGGAACGACTCGAAAAACACAAAAAAGTTCAGCCCCTCGGCTGA
- a CDS encoding coiled-coil domain-containing protein, translated as MSNVHQLQLDLQQRLSERDRLARKLKRLDKQIAEHETVRKQLLNSFTKEQRDVYDLEVFSLVNAWRKFRGTFNEQKTIELEEAARAELKLREHEKMIDELELERRDLRETFEAYANIDTEWERFLEAKEARLKQDPDVIETLYRLTNDQAKISEALVEYNEAIVAGRSARAAISKTLKHLDSAKGWSTYDTFFGGGLIATAMKHDAIDASERTMHELQSALERFSRELADVKEVVSGLHIERGSLIQFADYFLDDIFSEWTMHGRINDSLDKVNGLDREIAKLIESMTRQVERLERQREQTEDKRKQLIVTR; from the coding sequence ATGAGTAATGTGCATCAATTACAACTCGACTTACAACAACGTCTCTCCGAACGAGATCGACTTGCCCGCAAGCTTAAAAGACTCGATAAACAGATTGCGGAACATGAAACGGTAAGAAAGCAACTGCTCAACTCGTTCACGAAAGAGCAGCGTGACGTATATGATTTAGAGGTGTTCTCGCTCGTCAATGCGTGGCGTAAGTTTCGCGGGACGTTCAATGAACAAAAGACGATCGAATTGGAAGAGGCGGCCCGAGCCGAATTGAAGTTACGGGAACACGAGAAGATGATCGATGAGTTAGAGCTTGAGCGTCGCGATCTTCGTGAGACGTTTGAGGCTTATGCAAACATCGATACGGAATGGGAAAGGTTTTTGGAAGCGAAAGAGGCTCGCCTAAAACAAGATCCTGACGTCATAGAAACGTTGTATCGTCTCACGAATGACCAGGCGAAAATAAGTGAGGCGTTGGTGGAATACAATGAAGCCATCGTCGCAGGACGGTCGGCCCGTGCCGCAATCTCGAAGACGCTCAAGCATCTTGATAGTGCGAAAGGGTGGTCGACATATGACACGTTCTTCGGAGGTGGTTTGATTGCGACGGCGATGAAACATGACGCCATCGACGCCTCCGAACGGACGATGCATGAACTTCAATCCGCACTCGAACGTTTCTCACGAGAACTCGCTGACGTAAAAGAAGTCGTCAGTGGCTTACACATCGAGCGGGGATCGCTCATTCAGTTCGCGGATTACTTCCTCGATGACATCTTCTCCGAATGGACGATGCATGGACGAATCAACGACTCGCTCGACAAAGTGAACGGCCTCGATCGTGAGATCGCCAAACTTATCGAGAGCATGACACGACAAGTCGAACGCTTAGAACGACAGCGTGAGCAGACGGAAGACAAACGAAAGCAGCTCATCGTCACGCGATGA
- a CDS encoding GNAT family N-acetyltransferase, translated as MHIREARASDKTTFTEVSRASFKQEADRLQLQYRDLNVEPPGYDNEAMSLYLIEQLTCYVIELEGQVVGGAVITLTGEEYGRIDRIFIHPEKQGQGIGKRALKLIEVFHPTVRIWELETSTAQVNNVAFYRAVGYQSIFESAEEVCFVKRVKQKSDDSILRYEECSVKGAQAYGMDASQIAITNSNVSKLRASNCNFMNSQFRNINFRETQFDDLNLSGSEYRFVTMYETGRTTTFSHTDLMNTIFTNCRLDGVQIENSSIDGLTINGMDVKALLEQYQKESGGVKRYE; from the coding sequence ATGCACATCCGTGAAGCTAGAGCCTCGGACAAGACAACCTTTACTGAGGTTTCGCGAGCAAGTTTTAAACAAGAGGCAGACCGTCTCCAATTGCAGTACCGAGACTTGAATGTTGAACCACCCGGATATGATAACGAGGCGATGAGCCTGTATTTAATTGAACAATTGACATGTTATGTCATCGAGCTTGAAGGACAAGTAGTTGGGGGAGCCGTCATTACGTTGACAGGAGAAGAGTACGGTCGGATTGACCGAATCTTTATCCATCCAGAGAAACAGGGCCAAGGGATAGGGAAGCGTGCTCTAAAGCTAATCGAGGTGTTTCACCCGACTGTGCGGATTTGGGAATTAGAGACATCGACAGCTCAAGTTAACAATGTCGCATTTTATCGAGCGGTTGGTTATCAATCTATTTTTGAGTCAGCCGAAGAAGTTTGCTTCGTCAAACGAGTGAAGCAAAAAAGTGATGATAGTATATTGCGCTATGAGGAGTGTTCTGTAAAAGGTGCTCAAGCTTATGGAATGGATGCGAGCCAAATTGCGATCACGAATAGTAACGTCTCAAAACTTCGGGCGAGCAACTGCAATTTTATGAATAGTCAGTTCCGCAACATAAATTTCAGAGAAACCCAGTTCGATGATTTGAATCTATCCGGCTCAGAATATCGTTTCGTCACCATGTACGAAACGGGACGGACGACGACGTTTTCCCATACAGACCTAATGAACACGATTTTTACTAACTGTCGTCTTGACGGGGTACAAATTGAGAATTCATCAATTGATGGCCTGACCATTAATGGAATGGACGTTAAAGCTTTGTTAGAGCAATATCAAAAAGAAAGTGGAGGAGTGAAGCGTTATGAGTAA
- a CDS encoding ABC-F family ATP-binding cassette domain-containing protein — MILLQVNNLSKSFGVEPILENVKLEIQEGERVALVGRNGAGKSTLLKVIAGEYNYDSGDIMKPKDVTIGYLAQDSGLESNETIWNEMLTVFSDLIEQEQTLRRMEQDMGSERILNDADAYERLLAAYDEEQHTFKDRGGYQYEATIRSVLHGMRFYPDDFERQIDTLSGGQRTRLALAKMLLQSPDLLILDEPTNHLDIETLAWLEKYLSGYKGAVLIVSHDRYFLDRVVSVVYELSRHRSRRFVGNYTKYLEQKAAIYEQEKKQFESQQEEIAKMQDFIQRNIARATTTKRAQSVRKRLEKVDRMDAPDGDERSAVLSFTIKRQSGNDVLSGSDLAIGYEEPIAQNLRFQLQRGESVALVGPNGVGKSTLLKVLTKQQPALTGDIRYGTGVEIGYYDQEQQNLSDKNRVIDEIWNDWPLMREQDVRSLLGQFLFSGDDVMKRVHELSGGERARLTLAKLKLEQPNLLILDEPTNHLDLDSKMILENALLDYPGTILFVSHDRYFIDRLATRVLEITPTGIDEYLGDYSYYVEKKEELEELARLALAETKQVVVKKQRADKEQQREERRMKQRIEEIELTIEQHEARLEEIEQLLCEPDVFNDFARAQELSTESDATKESITALYAEWEELHS, encoded by the coding sequence TTGATCCTATTGCAAGTCAACAACCTGTCAAAATCATTCGGCGTCGAGCCGATTTTAGAGAACGTCAAACTTGAGATTCAAGAAGGGGAGCGCGTCGCCCTCGTCGGCCGAAACGGCGCCGGCAAATCGACGCTCCTCAAAGTCATCGCCGGGGAATATAACTATGACTCAGGCGACATCATGAAACCGAAAGATGTGACGATCGGTTACCTCGCCCAAGACTCAGGGTTAGAATCGAACGAGACGATTTGGAACGAGATGCTCACCGTCTTCTCCGATTTGATCGAACAAGAACAGACGCTTCGGCGGATGGAGCAAGACATGGGCTCGGAGCGCATCTTGAACGACGCGGACGCCTATGAACGTCTCCTCGCCGCGTATGACGAGGAACAGCACACGTTCAAAGACCGGGGCGGCTATCAATATGAAGCGACGATTCGCTCCGTCCTCCACGGGATGCGCTTCTATCCGGACGACTTCGAACGTCAAATCGACACGCTCTCAGGTGGTCAACGGACCCGTCTCGCCTTGGCGAAGATGCTTCTGCAAAGCCCGGACCTCCTCATCTTGGATGAGCCGACGAACCATTTGGACATCGAGACGCTCGCCTGGCTCGAGAAGTACTTGAGCGGCTATAAAGGCGCCGTCCTCATCGTCTCCCACGACCGCTACTTCCTCGACCGGGTCGTCTCGGTCGTCTATGAGCTGTCACGCCACCGGAGCCGCCGCTTCGTCGGGAACTATACGAAGTACCTTGAACAAAAAGCAGCCATCTACGAACAAGAGAAGAAGCAGTTCGAGTCACAGCAAGAAGAGATCGCCAAGATGCAAGACTTCATCCAACGGAACATCGCCCGGGCGACGACGACGAAACGCGCCCAAAGCGTCCGGAAACGTCTCGAGAAAGTCGACCGGATGGACGCGCCGGACGGTGACGAGCGCAGTGCCGTCCTCTCGTTCACGATCAAGCGCCAAAGCGGGAACGACGTGTTGAGCGGCAGTGACCTCGCCATCGGATATGAGGAACCGATCGCTCAAAACCTCCGCTTCCAACTGCAGCGTGGCGAATCGGTCGCCCTCGTCGGCCCGAACGGGGTCGGCAAGTCGACGCTCTTGAAAGTGTTGACGAAACAACAGCCGGCACTCACCGGTGACATCCGTTACGGCACCGGCGTCGAGATCGGCTATTACGACCAGGAGCAACAGAACTTGTCCGATAAAAACCGCGTCATCGACGAGATTTGGAACGACTGGCCGCTCATGCGCGAGCAAGACGTGCGCAGCCTGCTCGGTCAGTTCCTCTTCAGCGGCGACGACGTCATGAAACGCGTCCACGAGCTGTCAGGCGGCGAACGGGCCCGGTTGACGCTCGCGAAATTAAAGCTCGAACAGCCGAACTTGCTCATCTTGGATGAGCCGACGAACCACTTGGACCTCGACTCGAAGATGATCCTCGAGAACGCACTCCTCGACTATCCCGGCACGATTCTCTTCGTCTCGCACGACCGGTACTTCATCGACCGGCTCGCCACGCGCGTCTTAGAGATCACACCGACCGGCATCGACGAGTATCTCGGCGACTACTCGTATTACGTCGAGAAGAAAGAAGAACTCGAGGAGCTCGCCCGCCTCGCCCTCGCCGAGACGAAACAAGTCGTCGTCAAAAAACAGCGGGCCGATAAAGAACAACAACGTGAAGAACGTAGGATGAAGCAACGGATCGAAGAGATCGAGCTCACAATCGAACAGCACGAGGCGCGCCTCGAAGAGATTGAACAGCTTCTTTGCGAACCGGACGTCTTCAACGACTTCGCCCGGGCTCAAGAACTGTCGACCGAGTCCGATGCGACGAAAGAATCGATCACGGCACTGTATGCGGAATGGGAGGAGCTCCATTCATGA